The Flavobacterium sp. M31R6 nucleotide sequence TGTTATCGAAAGGCTTTTAAAATTAAAATGGTGGGATTGGAGCATTGAAAAAATCACAAGAAATATTCGAAACCTTACGGATATAGATATTGATAAATTAGAGCGTGATTAGTAATAATTTCAGTTAGGATTATTTAATAAACCAAATCATCATCACATAAAAAAGCCGCTTTGTCATTCAGGGACAATAGCGGCTTTTTACAAATAAAAACTAAAAAAGATTATTTAATTAGAAGCAGTATGCGTTTTCTGCAACTAATTTAGTTGTGATTGTTTCTCTTAAACCAACCACATTTGGCATATTCGTATATTTAGTGTAACGACGTAATCCCATTAACATCATACGTTGCTCATCTCCTTCGGCAAAAGAAATAATGCTTTCTTTTCCTTTTTGAGTGATGATATCAACTGCTTGGTACAAGTATAATTGTGCCATTGCGATTTGTTCTTTGATTTTGTCAGCACCGTTTGTTTTGGCTAATTTTTCGGTTCTTAAGATCGTACTTTCAGCCATATAGATTTCGATTAAGATATCTGAGGCAGCCATCAATAATTGTTGGTGAGCGTCTAAGTCTGGACCGTATTTTTGAACCGCTCCACCTGCAACCATAAGGAATGCTTTTTTCAATTTACCGATCATTTCTTTTTCTTCAGCAAACAATTCAGAATAATCTGGAGTTTCAAAAGATGGAATTCCCATTAATTCTTCTTGTACTTTAGAAGCAGGTCCTAGCAAATCAACGTGGCCTTTCATTGCTTTTTTGATTAACATACCAACAGAAAGCATTCTGTTGATTTCGTTTGTTCCCTCGTAGATACGAGCAATACGAGCATCTCTCCAAGCACTTTCCATAGGAGTGTCTTCTGAGAACCCCATTCCTCCAAAGATTTGAATTCCTTCATCAGCACAATTTTGAACGTCTTCAGAAACTGCAACTTTCAAGATAGAACACTCGATAGCATATTCTTCAACACCTTTCAATTCTGATTCTTGGTGAGATGCACCAGCAGCTTCACGTTCTGTAATACGATCTTCAATATCTTTTGCTGCACGGTAAGAAGCACTTTCTCCAGCGTAGCAAGAAGTTGCCATCTCGGCCAATTTAGAACGGATAGCTCCAAACTGAGAAATTGCAGTGTTAAATTGGATTCTTTCATTAGAATAGTTAACCGCTCCTGTGATTACTCTACGTTGAGCGTCCAAACAAGCAGCTGCCAATTTGATACGTCCTACATTCAAGGCGTTCATTGCGATTTTGAAACCATTTCCTCTTTCAGACAACATATTTTCAACAGGAACTTTAGTTTCATTGAAGAAAACCTGACGAGTAGAAGAAGCACGAATACCTAATTTATGCTCTTCTTCATTCATCGAGATTCCATTGTCTGGAGTGTTTTCTACAATAAATCCAGTGATGTTTTTGTCGTCACCAATTCTTGCGAATACGATAAAAACAGAACAGAATCC carries:
- a CDS encoding acyl-CoA dehydrogenase family protein; amino-acid sequence: MSDKTRGGQFIVKETKCEDIFTPEDFNEEQLMMRDSVKEFVDKELWAHKDRFEKKDYAYTQECMKKAGDLGFLSVAVPEAYGGMGMGFVNTVLVCDYISGATGSFSTAFGAHTGIGTMPITLYGTEEQKQKYVPKLASGEWFGAYCLTEPGAGSDANSGKTKAVLSEDGKTYSITGQKMWISNAGFCSVFIVFARIGDDKNITGFIVENTPDNGISMNEEEHKLGIRASSTRQVFFNETKVPVENMLSERGNGFKIAMNALNVGRIKLAAACLDAQRRVITGAVNYSNERIQFNTAISQFGAIRSKLAEMATSCYAGESASYRAAKDIEDRITEREAAGASHQESELKGVEEYAIECSILKVAVSEDVQNCADEGIQIFGGMGFSEDTPMESAWRDARIARIYEGTNEINRMLSVGMLIKKAMKGHVDLLGPASKVQEELMGIPSFETPDYSELFAEEKEMIGKLKKAFLMVAGGAVQKYGPDLDAHQQLLMAASDILIEIYMAESTILRTEKLAKTNGADKIKEQIAMAQLYLYQAVDIITQKGKESIISFAEGDEQRMMLMGLRRYTKYTNMPNVVGLRETITTKLVAENAYCF